One Paenibacillus sp. FSL W8-0186 genomic window carries:
- a CDS encoding RNA polymerase sigma factor produces the protein MEFVEKCVMEVKSGEINQYVHIVEAFQAPIFRYCSRMLGNRQEAEDAVQDILVKGFEKIGMYEPSGSFSSWLYKIAHNHCLNLLRKRSVQHKFQSWFRQNTVAESAEQTITSRLFAEPLASAITTLSAEERSLLILRALEEKSFAEIGEISGKSTEAVKKKYGRLKLKLQRLMEQKGGAGYDAKERHYSSR, from the coding sequence ATGGAGTTTGTGGAAAAATGCGTCATGGAAGTCAAATCAGGCGAAATTAATCAATATGTACATATCGTTGAAGCGTTCCAGGCACCGATTTTTCGCTATTGCAGCCGTATGCTGGGGAATCGGCAAGAAGCGGAGGATGCGGTGCAGGACATTCTGGTCAAAGGGTTCGAAAAAATTGGAATGTATGAGCCCAGCGGCAGCTTTTCATCCTGGTTGTATAAGATCGCTCATAACCATTGCCTAAATCTGCTTCGCAAGCGCAGTGTCCAGCATAAATTTCAGAGCTGGTTCCGGCAGAATACGGTTGCCGAAAGCGCGGAACAAACGATAACCAGCCGATTATTCGCAGAGCCACTCGCGTCCGCCATAACAACCTTAAGCGCGGAGGAGCGCAGTTTGCTAATATTACGGGCGCTTGAAGAGAAGTCATTTGCCGAGATTGGAGAAATTTCAGGAAAAAGCACGGAAGCGGTCAAGAAAAAATACGGCCGCTTGAAGCTGAAGCTGCAGAGGCTGATGGAGCAGAAAGGGGGAGCAGGTTATGATGCGAAAGAGCGGCACTATTCTTCAAGATGA
- a CDS encoding NADH:flavin oxidoreductase, translated as MNDMQSVQSLFEPFSFGGTTLSNRIVMAPMTRQFSPGGVPGPDVAAYYRRRAENGVGLIITEGTVIKHPDSSNQSNVPHFFGADALNGWANVVTEVHNAGGEIIPQIWHMGARGHVNDYSESEIKAIIQAFSEAAFEAKRLGFDGIELHGAHGYLIDQFFWEETNRRRDQYGGDFVERTRFGAEVISACRLAVGPEFPIVLRFSQWKGTDYTAKLVKTPNELERFLAPLVDAGVDIFHCSTRRFWEAEFENSQLNLAGWTKKLTGKPTITVGSVGLDRDVTSFFAEGKGARLSRIDQLIERFEREEFDLVAVGRSLIADPAWASKLREGRIDDWVPFDPEQVKKLY; from the coding sequence ATGAATGATATGCAGTCCGTTCAATCGTTATTTGAGCCATTTTCCTTTGGGGGTACAACACTATCGAATCGCATCGTAATGGCACCGATGACAAGACAATTTTCCCCCGGTGGGGTTCCGGGTCCGGATGTAGCTGCTTATTATCGCCGGAGAGCAGAAAACGGCGTTGGACTTATCATTACCGAAGGGACAGTGATTAAGCATCCCGACTCATCCAATCAGAGCAACGTGCCGCATTTTTTTGGCGCAGATGCCTTGAACGGCTGGGCAAACGTAGTGACTGAGGTACATAACGCAGGCGGGGAGATTATACCTCAGATCTGGCATATGGGGGCCCGGGGCCACGTCAATGATTACTCCGAATCGGAGATAAAGGCCATCATCCAGGCCTTCTCTGAGGCAGCATTTGAAGCCAAGCGTCTGGGGTTTGACGGTATCGAACTTCACGGCGCACACGGATATTTAATAGACCAATTTTTCTGGGAGGAAACAAATCGACGTAGGGATCAGTACGGAGGGGACTTTGTAGAACGTACCCGGTTTGGGGCAGAGGTCATCTCAGCGTGCCGTCTTGCTGTAGGCCCCGAATTCCCGATCGTGCTGCGGTTCTCGCAGTGGAAAGGAACGGATTACACCGCCAAATTAGTGAAGACGCCAAATGAGCTGGAAAGGTTCTTAGCCCCCTTGGTTGACGCAGGCGTTGACATATTCCACTGCTCAACTCGCCGATTCTGGGAAGCTGAATTTGAAAACTCCCAGCTGAACCTTGCCGGCTGGACCAAAAAACTGACGGGGAAGCCGACAATCACCGTAGGCTCAGTTGGTCTGGATCGTGATGTGACAAGTTTCTTTGCTGAAGGAAAGGGAGCCCGTCTTAGCCGAATCGACCAACTCATCGAAAGGTTTGAACGTGAAGAATTCGACCTGGTGGCCGTAGGAAGGTCGTTAATAGCTGATCCAGCTTGGGCCAGTAAGCTCCGCGAAGGCAGAATTGACGACTGGGTTCCTTTTGATCCCGAACAAGTAAAGAAATTGTATTGA
- a CDS encoding DUF4367 domain-containing protein gives MMRKSGTILQDETLKELLTAEAQDTIDVRLSVMNRVREIHERSSGKKTVRRKTGAIVMIASLIIVLTSLTGLAASRYVQILNPKGEVIVETKGIKEDAFTPHAKTYHEMRSAYREHVLGMLKPGELVAYYVHDDTLNAYDTGNKVQSVYKPMEHSSYEAFEKQLEMTKGPLFLKPKYLPQGFSFEVGNVFPSMMEGEASLENLKRLEPEFIRMAETSTSDSKLFIKPLSWNTAGSANARYANGEDTININAYVRKKSPSSVTTMHPEGVFVEKLTAGGQEMVYMEAKTEEVAEAHYKHKLEWLDEEAEVFYSIYDNQNSTLSKSEFVRIVESALK, from the coding sequence ATGATGCGAAAGAGCGGCACTATTCTTCAAGATGAAACGCTAAAGGAGCTTCTGACCGCAGAGGCTCAGGATACCATCGATGTACGCCTGAGCGTTATGAACCGGGTTCGGGAAATCCATGAACGGAGCAGCGGCAAAAAAACAGTTCGGCGTAAGACGGGAGCAATAGTCATGATCGCCAGCCTCATTATTGTGCTGACCTCTTTAACAGGTCTCGCGGCTTCCCGTTATGTGCAAATATTGAACCCCAAAGGCGAAGTGATTGTTGAAACCAAGGGAATTAAGGAAGATGCGTTTACTCCCCATGCCAAGACTTATCATGAAATGAGGTCTGCCTATAGAGAGCATGTCTTAGGGATGCTTAAGCCAGGTGAACTTGTGGCGTACTATGTCCATGACGATACGCTGAATGCTTACGACACCGGAAATAAGGTTCAATCCGTATATAAACCGATGGAGCACAGCAGTTATGAGGCATTTGAGAAGCAGCTTGAAATGACAAAGGGACCGCTTTTCTTGAAACCCAAATACTTGCCCCAAGGGTTCTCCTTCGAAGTGGGGAATGTATTTCCCAGTATGATGGAAGGGGAGGCCAGTCTAGAAAATCTGAAAAGGCTGGAGCCAGAATTTATCCGTATGGCTGAGACCTCCACCAGTGACTCCAAATTGTTCATCAAACCGCTGTCTTGGAATACAGCCGGCAGTGCAAATGCGAGATACGCCAATGGGGAGGATACGATCAATATCAATGCTTATGTACGGAAGAAGAGCCCATCTTCGGTAACAACGATGCATCCCGAAGGCGTGTTCGTGGAGAAGCTGACAGCAGGCGGACAAGAGATGGTTTATATGGAAGCGAAGACGGAGGAGGTAGCGGAAGCCCACTATAAGCACAAATTGGAATGGCTGGATGAGGAGGCAGAGGTCTTTTATTCCATTTACGATAACCAAAACAGTACTCTGTCCAAGTCTGAATTTGTCCGCATTGTAGAGAGCGCGTTGAAATGA
- a CDS encoding DUF3977 family protein, which produces MRYIEFGIGNKWLIRTETELNDGAEFEVKGIVRPIQFQSAYIRIWIRKTVLIIDLKQGLKVTKKNRNEFKIIFGIVSL; this is translated from the coding sequence TTGAGGTATATAGAATTTGGAATAGGCAACAAGTGGCTCATTAGGACGGAAACAGAATTAAATGACGGCGCGGAATTTGAGGTAAAAGGAATAGTCCGACCTATACAATTCCAATCAGCATACATACGAATTTGGATAAGAAAAACGGTACTGATTATTGATTTGAAACAAGGTTTGAAAGTGACCAAAAAGAACCGAAATGAATTTAAAATCATTTTTGGTATAGTAAGCCTATAA
- a CDS encoding M56 family metallopeptidase has protein sequence MMMGFVSFLFIASFAGTILWILQYSLKPVTQKCFSQTWHYYSSLIPVFFLLGGSEIMSRLVSFIPSASSGSNHIQAAGMIAEPYAQVSTIEQTAANVSFWITQRFDELRRFSSTKEFMLIATLIWTVGATVFIVVNIRKYRAFKRSIFRGSQVRHIVQCPVQVIASPHATTPLIMGFWNPIVVLPDISLSQKELDMILSHELVHLKRGDLFIKLIVFAANAIHWFNPAAYILNRQISMFCELSCDEQVVQHMDIEGRRSYGETLLSMLEYGVMKKNVVGTSGLCSPKEHMKRRLIHLMNVKKMNKPVMALSIVAAIALVGGGGAAAFAAGSASKNPTDQQVAGYNVTVEYPDGKLEAFDKDGNRVAAKPKESYAPKKLTTEEIVDRIKKHIEKGITVPQGYIDELPQQNLDAINESYRLKLQKSNRN, from the coding sequence ATGATGATGGGCTTCGTTTCGTTCCTCTTCATTGCCTCATTCGCCGGCACAATCCTTTGGATTTTGCAGTACAGTCTAAAGCCCGTCACGCAAAAATGCTTCTCCCAAACATGGCATTATTATTCCAGCTTGATTCCCGTATTTTTTCTTCTTGGCGGATCAGAGATCATGAGCAGACTAGTCTCTTTTATTCCCTCTGCCTCTTCTGGTTCAAACCATATTCAGGCTGCCGGAATGATTGCGGAGCCATACGCCCAAGTCTCAACAATTGAGCAAACCGCGGCCAACGTCTCCTTCTGGATTACACAACGATTTGACGAGCTGAGGCGCTTCAGCAGCACAAAGGAATTTATGCTCATTGCAACACTGATTTGGACTGTTGGAGCCACTGTTTTTATCGTGGTAAATATCCGAAAGTACCGGGCGTTTAAGCGTTCCATCTTCCGAGGGAGCCAAGTACGGCATATTGTACAATGCCCTGTACAAGTCATTGCAAGCCCTCATGCAACCACCCCATTGATTATGGGGTTTTGGAATCCGATTGTTGTACTGCCGGATATCTCCCTTAGTCAAAAAGAGCTTGACATGATTCTATCCCATGAACTCGTCCACTTAAAACGCGGCGACTTGTTTATCAAGTTGATTGTTTTTGCGGCAAATGCAATTCATTGGTTTAATCCTGCAGCCTACATACTGAACAGGCAGATTTCCATGTTTTGCGAGCTCTCCTGTGATGAACAGGTCGTTCAGCACATGGATATAGAGGGCAGAAGAAGTTACGGTGAAACATTGTTATCTATGCTGGAATATGGCGTTATGAAAAAGAATGTAGTTGGCACAAGCGGTCTATGCAGCCCCAAGGAGCATATGAAAAGGAGACTTATTCATCTTATGAATGTAAAAAAAATGAACAAGCCGGTAATGGCACTGTCTATTGTCGCTGCTATCGCTTTGGTTGGCGGAGGCGGTGCTGCCGCTTTTGCGGCGGGATCTGCTTCAAAAAACCCGACCGATCAACAAGTTGCAGGTTATAATGTGACCGTTGAATATCCAGATGGAAAACTTGAAGCTTTTGATAAAGACGGAAATCGGGTTGCCGCGAAACCGAAAGAAAGCTATGCCCCTAAGAAGTTAACTACTGAAGAGATTGTGGATCGAATAAAAAAACATATTGAAAAGGGAATTACTGTGCCGCAAGGATACATCGACGAGCTTCCGCAGCAAAACTTGGATGCCATCAATGAGAGTTATCGTTTGAAGCTTCAAAAATCAAATAGGAATTAA
- a CDS encoding copper amine oxidase N-terminal domain-containing protein yields the protein MLQTKWKFTTTISLLVILMTGNLAYAAEDFFWSDVEPILTCHKSRDGSAPEIGIEVDGKRVSQDIPSCEDAKKNRVLVLLNGKYLNTYAGTGADPFIENGRTMIPLRALADGFGFEVHWDQNDKKITLNKDHKSILMQVGKSEMLVDGEKVNLDDVVPMVKNGVTFLPVRQLAEILDVKVDWDSTTRIAKFTEKS from the coding sequence TTGTTACAAACAAAATGGAAATTTACCACAACCATCAGTTTACTTGTAATCCTTATGACCGGAAACTTAGCATATGCTGCTGAGGATTTCTTTTGGTCAGATGTGGAACCAATCCTCACTTGTCATAAGAGCCGCGACGGAAGCGCTCCTGAAATAGGTATAGAGGTAGATGGTAAGAGAGTAAGCCAAGATATTCCCTCTTGTGAAGATGCTAAGAAAAATCGTGTATTAGTTCTCTTGAATGGGAAATATCTTAATACCTATGCCGGAACCGGGGCAGATCCGTTTATTGAGAATGGGCGGACTATGATTCCACTGCGAGCACTTGCGGATGGATTCGGCTTTGAAGTGCACTGGGATCAAAACGATAAAAAAATCACATTAAATAAAGATCATAAAAGTATCCTTATGCAGGTCGGAAAATCGGAAATGCTGGTTGATGGAGAAAAAGTGAATTTGGATGATGTCGTGCCCATGGTTAAAAATGGCGTTACATTCTTACCCGTCAGACAGCTTGCTGAAATACTTGATGTTAAAGTGGATTGGGACAGCACAACAAGAATAGCAAAGTTTACGGAAAAATCATAA
- a CDS encoding DUF4097 family beta strand repeat-containing protein, whose product MNLQSMKLEGIDRLYIDHGSTPVHIESAEVEALEAFLSIDRGNSGIVMTPKNKELKIQLKSDIRRIINIGRKPWLTIRVPMNFEGEVLLSGSSGNVKINDLQASKLNIDSKSGNVSMDYQQINQDIRVSVYSGNVILNLRDKDSNVKWRLKSGSGRRSVAIPWDERQDKQKSTEGLTGNGSYEVYIETRSGNISIKE is encoded by the coding sequence ATGAATCTGCAGAGCATGAAGCTGGAAGGGATAGATCGCTTGTATATTGATCATGGCAGTACCCCTGTTCATATCGAATCCGCCGAGGTAGAGGCTCTCGAGGCTTTCTTATCGATAGACCGCGGTAATTCCGGAATAGTAATGACCCCAAAGAACAAAGAGCTGAAAATTCAATTGAAAAGCGATATCAGACGGATCATCAACATTGGAAGAAAACCATGGTTAACGATCCGTGTTCCCATGAACTTTGAAGGGGAGGTATTACTAAGCGGCTCTTCAGGAAACGTAAAAATCAACGATTTACAGGCAAGCAAGCTAAATATTGATAGCAAAAGCGGAAATGTCTCTATGGATTATCAGCAAATAAACCAGGATATCCGTGTTTCCGTCTACAGCGGGAACGTAATTTTAAATCTGAGGGATAAGGATTCCAATGTAAAATGGCGGCTTAAATCAGGAAGTGGACGACGCTCCGTGGCTATTCCTTGGGACGAACGCCAGGACAAGCAGAAATCGACAGAGGGACTTACGGGGAATGGCTCCTATGAGGTGTATATTGAGACGCGTTCAGGAAATATCAGCATTAAGGAATAA
- a CDS encoding stalk domain-containing protein has protein sequence MKKSLLCLIVVGMTLSGAAGVYAGSKLEKISAYLNHNISFKVNGAVQSLTDSNGKKLVPITYQNTTYLPVRAISNMAGINVEFDAASQQIRLETKHGEDHQPASELITINYNETQIKAIKKAYATFESFETAYAPKQMTANDSYVKAAATDDGVHLIFEHMTVVVSPRDYSTGYASKEVKLSNGVIAKWYTPSDTPMLGFQLDDRTVTISSPDGSLSSSQIEQVAVSVGKLD, from the coding sequence ATGAAAAAATCACTTTTATGCCTGATCGTAGTGGGAATGACTTTATCGGGTGCCGCTGGTGTGTATGCTGGAAGCAAGCTGGAGAAGATTAGCGCTTATCTGAATCATAACATTAGCTTTAAAGTAAACGGAGCCGTACAATCTTTAACAGACAGTAATGGCAAAAAGCTGGTGCCCATCACCTATCAAAATACGACGTATTTGCCTGTGCGGGCTATTTCCAACATGGCTGGAATCAATGTGGAGTTCGATGCCGCAAGCCAGCAAATTCGGCTGGAAACGAAACACGGCGAGGATCATCAGCCAGCAAGTGAATTGATAACTATCAATTATAATGAAACACAGATTAAGGCGATCAAAAAGGCTTACGCCACTTTCGAATCCTTCGAGACAGCCTATGCTCCTAAGCAAATGACCGCAAACGACAGCTACGTTAAAGCGGCAGCTACGGACGATGGAGTCCATTTGATCTTTGAGCATATGACTGTTGTTGTCTCGCCACGGGATTATTCCACCGGCTATGCATCCAAGGAGGTCAAGTTGTCCAATGGCGTCATTGCGAAATGGTATACACCTTCCGATACGCCGATGCTGGGTTTCCAACTGGATGACCGGACGGTGACGATTAGCTCCCCAGACGGTTCCCTGAGCAGCAGCCAAATCGAGCAGGTCGCTGTGAGTGTGGGTAAACTGGATTAA
- a CDS encoding carboxymuconolactone decarboxylase family protein — translation MSLVSDKISAYKQEIHRFGEIMPGVTEAYHAFTGESFADGALDAKTKQLIAIGIALSMNQEVCTFYHVNEARAKGASDEEILETVAVASAALAGNALSQGVTRVQQALAAKSALQ, via the coding sequence ATGTCGCTGGTGAGCGATAAAATAAGCGCATACAAACAGGAAATCCACCGTTTCGGCGAGATTATGCCCGGGGTGACGGAGGCATACCACGCTTTTACAGGGGAGAGCTTCGCGGATGGGGCGCTGGATGCCAAAACAAAGCAGTTAATCGCCATAGGCATCGCATTGTCCATGAACCAGGAAGTCTGCACATTCTATCATGTCAACGAGGCGCGGGCCAAGGGAGCGTCCGACGAGGAGATATTGGAGACCGTTGCCGTGGCCTCCGCCGCGCTCGCAGGCAATGCTCTGTCGCAGGGGGTCACCCGTGTGCAGCAGGCTTTGGCGGCAAAATCGGCGCTGCAATAG
- a CDS encoding BlaI/MecI/CopY family transcriptional regulator, whose amino-acid sequence MKNLGRLSETELEVMEVIWETATTVTVNQLLDIFEHKGWKTSTLSTILNRLIEKGYLTKSLSGKTNYYAPALTLSEYKKYETRSFLGRLYNGKLKNFIAALVDDEELSQDDIAELKDWFARKDGRK is encoded by the coding sequence ATGAAAAACTTAGGAAGACTATCCGAAACTGAATTGGAAGTTATGGAGGTGATCTGGGAAACCGCAACAACCGTAACGGTTAATCAGCTTTTGGACATTTTCGAACACAAAGGCTGGAAAACATCAACGTTGTCAACCATACTGAATCGGCTCATCGAGAAAGGGTATTTGACTAAATCCTTGAGCGGCAAGACGAATTATTACGCTCCCGCTTTGACGTTGAGCGAGTATAAGAAATACGAAACCCGCTCCTTTCTTGGCCGCTTATACAACGGGAAGTTAAAGAACTTTATTGCAGCTCTGGTTGATGATGAAGAACTCAGTCAAGACGATATAGCGGAGCTTAAAGATTGGTTTGCCCGCAAGGATGGCAGGAAATGA